One part of the Hydra vulgaris chromosome 01, alternate assembly HydraT2T_AEP genome encodes these proteins:
- the LOC136075182 gene encoding uncharacterized protein LOC136075182 produces the protein MYQQVGYEDSKTENLFSRKKLLREIQDYFLQDANKSTLVLYGMSGVGKTHIARKYCEISYNFYKNIVWIDAAFVMLQISMRNHCQILALEVHDSKGDYLNIKVIVEKIHNYYKNEKTLFIFDNVDDESVKNLSMYISRKPNSFTLITSQWRTWSNNVNKMLVDVFSSEEAFAYIKNNTKENSDENIRNLIKELGYHPFAITQAIKYINIHRISIEKYVDRYRSKPSEILDNIFPTEEESKSAIKAINLVLIKLEKTKPFLFKILNCLSHCDGQKISKQFITQISNQMETNDESLIDEAIGLLMSYSLLNCFDDKKYTMHELTQLTCKCFQKRNSSTNTYIDLIENYFKVELNEVKDHMDYGNHFVFHFIYMFRTNGKRFSETFHHKTTSIEKLLVCKGLFEETIEILKTVQGFNTETYDENNTITLNTKHQIANCLYKMGKYNEALEIYYSVDKIKTETLDINHPSKMSTKHNIANCLFSMGKYNEALEIYYSVDKIKTEILGINHPSTMSTKHNIASCLNDMGKYNEALEIYYSVDKIHTKILGINHPSTMTTKHNIANCLEKMGKYNEALKIYYSVDKIKTEILGINHLSTMTTKNNIASCLYNMGKYNEASEIYYSVDKIVTEVLGINHPSTMTTKHNIANCLKKMGKYNEALEIYYSVDKIKTEILGINHPSTMTTKNNIALCLDNMGKYNEALEIYYSVDKIKTEVLGINHPSTMITKNNIASCLNNMGKYNEALEIYYSVDKIQTEILGINHPDTMTTKYNIARCLYNMGKHNEALEIYYSVDKIKTEVLGINHPSTMSIKHNIASCLDNMGKYSEALEIYYSVDKIQTEILGINNLDTMTTKNNIASCLNNMGKYNEALEVYYSVDKIKTEILGINHPSTMTTKNNIALCLDNMGKYNEALEVYYSVNKIQTEILGINHLNTMTTKHNIALCLYNMGKYNEASEIYYSVDKI, from the exons ATGTACCAACAGGTTGGTTATGAAGACAGCAAAACAG aaaatttattttcacgcAAGAAACTACTTCGTGAAattcaagattattttttacaagatGCAAACAAATCAACGTTAGTATTATATGGAATGTCTGGTGTCGGAAAGACACATATTGCCAGAAAATATTGTGAAATATCGTATAACttctataaaaacattgtttggaTTGACGCAGCATTTGTAATGTTACAAATTTCAATGAGAAACCATTGTCAAATATTAGCACTCGAGGTTCATGATTCAAAAGGagattatttgaatataaaagtgattgttgaaaaaattcacaactattataaaaatgaaaagactttgtttatttttgacaatGTCGACGATGAAAgtgttaaaaacttatcaatgtACATTTCAAGAAAACCGAATTCATTCACGTTGATTACCTCCCAATGGAGAACATGGTcgaataatgtaaataaaatgctAGTTGATGTTTTTTCTTCTGAAGAAGCGTTCgcgtatataaaaaataatactaaagaAAACAGCGACGAAAACATAAGAAACTTAATTAAAGAACTTGGTTATCATCCGTTTGCAATTACTCaggcaataaaatatataaatatacatagaATTTCGATAGAAAAATACGTAGATCGATATAGATCGAAACCATCAGAAATATTAGACAATATTTTTCCAACCGAAGAAGAGTCAAAGTCTGCAATAAAAGCAAttaacttagttttaataaaattagaaaaaactaaaccttttctgtttaaaatattaaactgtttatcTCATTGCGACGGTCAAAAAATCAGTAAACAGTTTATAACACAAATCTCAAATCAAATGGAAACAAACGACGAATCTTTAATAGATGAAGCTATTGGATTACTAATGAGTTACTCTTTACTAAACtgttttgatgataaaaaatatacaatgcACGAACTGACACAGTTAACAtgtaaatgttttcaaaagaGAAATTCAAGTACAAATACATATATTGATTTaatcgaaaattattttaaagttgaattgAATGAAGTAAAAGATCACATGGATTACggaaatcattttgtttttcattttatctatATGTTTCGTACTAACGGAAAAAGATTTTCGGAAACCTTCCATCATAAAACAACttctattgaaaaattattagtatgTAAAGGTTTATTTGAAGAAACAAtcgaaatattaaaaactgttcAAGGTTTTAATACAGAAACTTATGATGAAAATAATACAATCACGCTTAATACAAAACATCAAATCGCAAACTGCTTGTACaaaatgggaaaatataacgaagctttagaaatttattactctgttgataaaataaaaactgaaactttagatatcaaccatccgtctaaaatgtcaacaaaacataatatcgcaaactGCTTGTTCagtatgggaaaatataacgaggctttagaaatttattattctgttgataaaataaaaactgaaattttaggtatcaaccatccgtctACAATgtcaacaaaacataatatcgcaagctgtttgaacgatatgggaaaatataacgaagctttagaaatttattattctgttgataaaatacatactaaaattttaggtatcaaccatccgtctacaatgacaacaaaacataatatcgcaaactgtttggaaaaaatgggaaaatataacgaagctttaaaaatttattattctgttgataaaataaaaactgaaattttaggtatcaaccatctgtctacaatgacaacaaaaaataatatcgcaagTTGTTTGTacaatatgggaaaatataacgaagcttcagaaatttattattctgttgataaaatagtaACTGAagttttaggtatcaaccatccgtctacaatgacaacaaaacataatatcgcaaactgtttgaaaaaaatgggaaaatataacgaagctttagaaatttattattctgttgataaaataaaaactgaaattttaggtatcaaccatccgtctacaatgacaacaaaaaataatatcgcactCTGTTTGGacaatatgggaaaatataacgaagctttagaaatttattattctgttgataaaataaaaactgaagtcttaggtatcaaccatccgtctacaatgataacaaaaaataatatcgcaagTTGTTTGAacaatatgggaaaatataacgaagctttagaaatttattattctgttgataaaatacaaactgaaattttaggtatcaaccatccggatacaatgacaacaaaatataatatcgCAAGGTGTTTGTACAATATGGGAAAacataacgaagctttagaaatttattattctgttgataaaataaaaactgaagttttaggtatcaaccatccgtctACAATGtcaataaaacataatattgcaAGTTGTTTGGacaatatgggaaaatatagcgaagctttagaaatttattattctgttgataaaatacaaactgaaattttaggtatcaacaaTCTAgatacaatgacaacaaaaaataatatcgcaagTTGTTTGAacaatatgggaaaatataacgaagctttagaagtttattattctgttgataaaataaaaactgaaattttaggtatcaaccatccgtctacaatgacaacaaaaaataatatcgcactCTGTTTGGacaatatgggaaaatataacgaagctttagaagtttattattctgttaataaaatacaaactgaaattttaggtatcaaccatctgaatacaatgacaacaaaacataatatcgcactCTGTTTGTacaatatgggaaaatataacgaagcttcagaaatttattattctgttgataaaatataa